The following are from one region of the Rhodopirellula sp. P2 genome:
- a CDS encoding BBP7 family outer membrane beta-barrel protein, whose translation MTWYPQSINGKSTDTVSGDLLSENLPVDSVVEGVSFDSPEYFDSPEYEVDEEPFHGIASCDGCGGCDQCLTRRSARRFWVRAEYLLWSLDGMDLPPLVTTSPAGTDPEDTGVLGQSGTTTLFGSSNVLDSMRSGLRVTLGWSDDHCGNGFELSGMGIFQDEESYQSNRGLLARPVFDTEAGAESSMLIAHPDFLTGSVNVQAESELASFEFNRRHVLSSMRGQRVDFLLGYRYGSLNEMLRVDQSSVYTAAQGPIISGTTVDLWDQFEADNQFHGAQIGLQFQRCVGATSWDAHAKIAFGVNQAETTIAGQTTNTVPAGGSATFAGGLLAQSTNIGTYDDSSFMALPEIGLNLTTQVHRDMKLTIGYSLMVWSDAVRVDDAIDRNVSQFPPEAPTGSNQPAYELTTSSFIAHGLNIGAAFQF comes from the coding sequence ATGACTTGGTATCCCCAGTCAATCAACGGCAAAAGCACCGATACAGTATCCGGTGATCTTCTCTCCGAGAATCTTCCGGTGGACTCGGTGGTGGAAGGCGTTTCGTTTGATTCACCCGAGTACTTTGATTCACCCGAGTACGAGGTTGACGAAGAACCTTTTCACGGCATCGCTTCGTGCGACGGATGTGGTGGTTGCGATCAATGTCTCACCCGTCGGTCGGCACGCCGATTTTGGGTCCGTGCGGAGTACCTTTTGTGGTCGCTCGATGGAATGGATTTGCCGCCGTTGGTAACAACCAGTCCAGCTGGCACCGACCCGGAGGACACGGGCGTGCTGGGACAATCCGGAACAACGACGTTGTTTGGAAGCAGCAACGTGCTCGATTCGATGCGGTCGGGTTTGCGTGTGACGCTGGGATGGAGCGACGATCATTGTGGCAACGGTTTTGAACTGAGCGGCATGGGGATCTTCCAAGATGAAGAGAGCTATCAAAGCAATCGAGGGTTGTTGGCTCGTCCCGTGTTTGACACCGAAGCGGGGGCCGAGTCATCGATGTTGATCGCTCACCCTGATTTCCTGACAGGCTCCGTCAACGTCCAGGCGGAAAGCGAGTTGGCGTCGTTTGAGTTCAATCGCCGCCATGTGTTGTCTTCCATGCGAGGCCAACGCGTGGATTTCTTGCTGGGCTATCGATACGGCAGCCTCAACGAAATGCTGCGGGTCGATCAATCGTCGGTGTACACGGCAGCTCAAGGCCCGATCATCTCAGGCACCACCGTGGATCTGTGGGATCAGTTCGAAGCGGACAACCAATTCCATGGGGCTCAGATTGGTCTCCAGTTTCAACGTTGTGTCGGCGCGACGTCCTGGGACGCTCACGCCAAGATCGCGTTTGGAGTCAACCAAGCCGAAACCACGATCGCCGGTCAAACGACCAACACCGTTCCGGCCGGAGGTTCCGCCACTTTCGCGGGCGGTTTGCTGGCTCAGTCAACCAACATCGGAACCTATGACGATTCGTCGTTCATGGCCCTTCCGGAAATTGGATTGAACCTGACAACTCAAGTGCATCGCGACATGAAGTTGACGATTGGATACAGCCTGATGGTCTGGTCCGATGCTGTCCGAGTGGACGACGCGATCGATCGCAATGTCTCGCAGTTCCCACCGGAAGCACCGACAGGTAGCAACCAACCGGCCTACGAACTGACGACGAGCAGCTTCATCGCTCACGGATTGAACATCGGGGCTGCGTTTCAGTTCTGA
- a CDS encoding glycoside hydrolase family 32 protein produces the protein MISIPHPLRLRKQLIALLAVCLALQATEFVQSQDTRQADLVVADFEGDSYGDWITEGDAFGTGPAKGTLPGQMQVSGYAGSGLVNSFQGGDRTTGTLTSPPFEVERDYLTFLIGGGGHANQTCMNLLVDGQVIQTITGENTNSGGSEALAPAFWNLSELAGQTVQIQIVDRATGGWGHINVDHLVQTNIKPNLPEWDRREKEFVVTDTYLVIPIENAGRGKGQIHLFANDKEVRRYDLTIATSAETTDWYAYFTIDAYQGQNARVVATQVTDAGFAAVRQSNHVPGEEKFYQEPHRPQFHFTQKVGWINDPNGMVYHDGTWHFFFQHNPVALPWGNMTWGHATSQDLLHWEQQPNKLFPKTMATGSCFSGGATVDKHNTSGWGENTLVAFLTDTGAGEAVTYSNDGGKTFQWYEGNPIVKHQGRDPKVIWYPYADADTPLNDAAKQLGGHWVMVVYDEHPQHGKNAAFHTSINLKDWTLESHLPGYFECTELFELPIDGEQSNSRWVVFAADAKYAIGSFDGKVFTPEHEGKHQVHWGDYYASQTFDNAPDGRRIQMGWLRINAPGPYNQHFSFPHELSLRTTDDGVRMFAQPIAEIEALRSNRHQLPAQDLIADEAISLAVGSDLLDVQFTIELGTASSLELTVAGRTIGYDAKTQNLNETPLKPVDGKISVRVLADRSLTEIIGNEGRVFISGPGPAQQNATPITVTARGGTAKLLTLEAHELRSIWSDAAGSR, from the coding sequence ATGATCTCGATCCCCCACCCGCTGCGTCTCCGAAAACAGCTGATCGCACTGCTGGCTGTCTGCTTGGCCTTGCAGGCCACTGAATTCGTGCAATCCCAAGACACGAGACAGGCCGATCTCGTCGTCGCTGATTTCGAAGGTGACTCGTACGGCGACTGGATCACTGAAGGCGATGCATTCGGAACGGGCCCCGCCAAGGGAACCTTGCCGGGGCAGATGCAGGTGAGCGGGTACGCTGGCTCCGGATTGGTGAACTCGTTCCAAGGAGGCGACCGGACAACCGGCACTCTGACGTCACCACCGTTCGAAGTGGAACGCGATTACCTCACCTTTCTGATCGGGGGTGGTGGGCACGCCAATCAGACCTGCATGAACCTCCTGGTTGACGGACAAGTGATTCAGACAATCACCGGTGAAAACACCAATTCAGGTGGCAGCGAAGCTCTCGCACCCGCGTTTTGGAACCTCAGCGAGCTTGCTGGCCAGACCGTCCAAATCCAGATCGTTGATCGAGCAACTGGTGGCTGGGGACACATCAACGTGGACCACCTCGTTCAAACGAATATCAAACCCAACCTGCCCGAATGGGACCGCCGCGAGAAAGAGTTCGTCGTCACGGACACCTACTTGGTCATCCCCATCGAAAACGCGGGACGTGGCAAAGGGCAAATCCATCTCTTCGCAAACGACAAGGAAGTCCGTCGATATGATTTGACGATCGCCACGTCCGCAGAAACAACGGACTGGTACGCGTACTTCACCATCGACGCTTACCAAGGCCAGAACGCTCGCGTCGTCGCGACCCAGGTGACCGACGCGGGATTCGCGGCGGTTCGTCAGTCGAACCATGTCCCCGGAGAAGAGAAGTTCTACCAAGAACCACACCGACCGCAGTTTCACTTCACCCAAAAGGTGGGCTGGATCAACGACCCCAATGGCATGGTCTATCACGACGGAACGTGGCACTTCTTTTTCCAACACAACCCGGTGGCCTTGCCCTGGGGCAACATGACCTGGGGGCATGCAACCAGCCAAGACCTGCTGCACTGGGAACAACAACCCAACAAGCTGTTTCCCAAAACGATGGCCACCGGCAGTTGCTTTTCAGGCGGAGCCACCGTGGACAAACACAACACCAGCGGATGGGGCGAAAACACACTGGTTGCGTTTCTCACGGACACCGGGGCCGGCGAAGCGGTGACGTACAGCAACGACGGCGGCAAAACGTTTCAGTGGTACGAAGGCAACCCAATCGTCAAGCACCAAGGCCGCGATCCGAAAGTCATCTGGTACCCCTACGCTGACGCCGACACCCCGCTGAATGACGCGGCGAAACAACTTGGCGGTCACTGGGTGATGGTCGTTTACGACGAACACCCTCAACACGGAAAAAACGCTGCTTTTCACACCTCCATCAACCTCAAAGATTGGACGCTGGAAAGTCATCTTCCCGGCTACTTTGAGTGCACCGAGTTGTTTGAACTCCCCATCGATGGCGAACAGTCCAACTCGCGCTGGGTCGTGTTTGCTGCCGATGCCAAGTACGCCATCGGCTCATTTGATGGCAAAGTCTTCACGCCCGAACACGAGGGCAAACACCAAGTCCACTGGGGCGACTACTACGCCTCCCAAACCTTCGACAACGCGCCCGATGGACGAAGGATTCAAATGGGCTGGCTGCGAATCAACGCACCGGGGCCCTACAACCAACACTTCAGCTTCCCTCACGAACTGTCACTGCGAACCACCGACGACGGCGTTCGCATGTTTGCTCAACCGATCGCTGAAATCGAAGCGTTGAGGTCCAATCGCCATCAGCTTCCGGCCCAAGACTTGATTGCCGACGAAGCCATTTCGCTGGCCGTCGGGTCCGACCTGCTCGACGTTCAGTTCACGATCGAGCTTGGAACCGCCTCTTCGCTGGAATTGACCGTGGCGGGCCGAACCATCGGGTACGACGCGAAGACCCAAAATCTGAACGAAACGCCGCTGAAGCCGGTCGATGGCAAGATCAGTGTGCGAGTCCTCGCCGATCGATCGCTGACAGAAATCATCGGCAACGAAGGCCGCGTCTTCATCAGCGGTCCCGGCCCGGCACAACAAAACGCCACCCCCATCACGGTCACCGCTCGCGGTGGAACGGCCAAGCTCCTCACGTTGGAAGCCCACGAATTGCGATCCATCTGGAGCGACGCCGCAGGCTCCCGTTGA